From a region of the Paraburkholderia hospita genome:
- a CDS encoding NINE protein codes for MATVATHNSRFRSKTLTAALAFFFGTLGAHRFYLYGLRDVWGWAHLVGTIIGIPGFMLLAATERAAIMGWLLAFPGAVSMLAAFLAAIVYGLRPDEKWDAQFNAHTDQQSRSGWTVIFVVIFSLLIGAFLLMTGLALSFQTYFESQVEAAKAISQ; via the coding sequence ATGGCCACCGTCGCTACGCATAACTCGCGCTTTCGCTCCAAGACCCTTACCGCCGCGCTCGCGTTCTTCTTCGGCACGCTCGGCGCACACCGCTTCTATCTGTACGGCTTGCGCGACGTGTGGGGCTGGGCGCACCTCGTTGGAACGATCATCGGTATTCCTGGCTTCATGCTGCTCGCCGCCACCGAGCGCGCCGCGATCATGGGCTGGTTGCTCGCGTTTCCCGGCGCCGTGTCGATGCTGGCGGCTTTCCTCGCGGCGATCGTCTACGGCCTGCGCCCCGACGAAAAATGGGACGCCCAGTTCAACGCGCACACCGACCAGCAGAGCCGTTCCGGCTGGACCGTCATCTTCGTCGTGATCTTTTCGCTGCTGATCGGCGCATTCCTCCTGATGACGGGACTCGCGCTGTCGTTCCAGACCTACTTCGAATCTCAGGTCGAGGCCGCAAAAGCGATCTCGCAATAA
- a CDS encoding Lrp/AsnC ligand binding domain-containing protein: MRTQRQPIRSLDKLDHKILKILQQDGRIAMKELAEQVGLSVTPCIERVKRMERDGVITGYHARVNPAELGAALLVFVEITLDHKSGNMFDQFRREVQKIPEVLECHLVSGDFDYLIKARIGEMADYRKLLGDILLQLPGAVQSKSYVVMEEIKETLNIAVGE, from the coding sequence ATGCGTACACAGCGTCAACCGATTCGATCGCTCGATAAACTCGATCACAAGATCCTGAAAATCCTCCAGCAGGACGGCCGGATCGCGATGAAGGAGTTGGCCGAACAGGTGGGTCTTTCGGTGACGCCGTGCATCGAGCGCGTCAAGCGCATGGAGCGCGACGGCGTCATTACGGGCTATCACGCGCGCGTGAACCCGGCGGAGCTGGGCGCGGCGCTGCTGGTGTTCGTCGAGATCACGCTCGATCACAAGAGCGGCAACATGTTCGACCAGTTCCGGCGCGAAGTGCAGAAGATTCCTGAGGTGCTCGAATGCCATCTGGTTTCGGGCGATTTCGACTATCTGATCAAGGCGCGGATCGGCGAAATGGCGGACTACCGGAAGCTGCTCGGCGACATCCTGTTGCAACTGCCGGGCGCGGTGCAGTCAAAGAGCTATGTCGTGATGGAAGAAATCAAGGAAACGCTGAACATTGCTGTAGGCGAATGA
- a CDS encoding putative signal transducing protein, which yields MKLMRAPNVVIGQHWINVLAAAGIACELHNRYLSGAIGEIPADQCAPELWLMDERDEALARKLIDAARSGPAVGAPGWRCAHCGEVLEAQFTVCWNCGTAREPLDG from the coding sequence ATGAAGCTCATGCGCGCGCCCAACGTCGTGATCGGGCAGCATTGGATCAACGTGCTGGCGGCGGCGGGTATCGCGTGCGAATTGCATAACCGCTATCTGAGCGGCGCCATCGGCGAAATTCCGGCGGATCAGTGCGCGCCGGAGTTGTGGCTCATGGACGAGCGCGACGAAGCGTTGGCGAGGAAGTTGATCGATGCGGCGCGCAGCGGGCCGGCCGTCGGCGCGCCCGGCTGGCGCTGCGCGCATTGCGGTGAAGTGCTCGAAGCGCAGTTCACCGTGTGTTGGAATTGCGGCACGGCGCGCGAACCTCTGGACGGCTGA
- a CDS encoding CobD/CbiB family protein: MTFFSVLLALIIEQMRALSPNNPVSALLQYHAESTAHGFDAGKEKHGILAWLVVVLPWTLVTGLIYFVLYEIHFVLAFLWNVAVLYFTLGFRQFSHYFTDIHLSLNNDDVPRAREILNEWTGIDTVDMPVSEIVRHTLIHAVVASHRHVFGVFFWFLIPVGPAGAVLYRTAEYLARTWSKPVDDRTAAFSTFAQRAFFVIDWIPSRLTSMGFAIVGNFEDAIYAWRNHARQWPDPNDGVLLAAGSGALGARLAGPLAEVSSLDALATGDGGPMPVGDDCTPRTLQSAVGLVWRAVILWMILLLMLTIAVWLA, translated from the coding sequence ATGACTTTTTTCTCCGTATTGTTGGCCCTCATCATCGAACAGATGCGCGCGCTGTCGCCGAACAATCCGGTGTCGGCACTCCTTCAATACCATGCGGAATCGACGGCGCACGGCTTCGATGCCGGGAAGGAGAAGCACGGCATCCTCGCGTGGCTGGTCGTCGTGCTGCCGTGGACGCTCGTCACCGGCCTGATCTATTTCGTGCTGTACGAGATTCACTTCGTGCTCGCGTTCCTGTGGAACGTCGCGGTGCTGTACTTCACGCTCGGCTTTCGCCAGTTCAGCCATTACTTCACGGACATCCATCTGTCGTTGAACAACGACGACGTGCCGCGCGCGCGTGAAATCCTCAATGAATGGACGGGCATCGATACCGTCGACATGCCCGTCAGCGAAATCGTCCGTCACACGCTGATTCATGCCGTCGTCGCATCGCATCGGCATGTGTTCGGCGTGTTCTTCTGGTTCCTGATTCCCGTCGGGCCGGCGGGCGCGGTGCTGTATCGCACGGCTGAGTATCTGGCGCGCACCTGGTCGAAGCCTGTCGACGACCGTACGGCTGCGTTCTCCACCTTCGCGCAACGCGCGTTCTTCGTGATCGACTGGATCCCGTCGCGTTTGACGTCGATGGGCTTTGCGATCGTCGGCAACTTCGAAGACGCGATCTATGCGTGGCGCAATCATGCGCGTCAATGGCCCGACCCGAACGACGGCGTGCTGCTCGCTGCGGGCAGCGGCGCATTGGGCGCGCGTCTCGCGGGCCCGCTCGCCGAGGTATCGAGCCTCGACGCGCTGGCAACGGGCGACGGCGGCCCGATGCCCGTCGGTGACGACTGCACGCCGCGCACGCTGCAATCGGCGGTGGGGCTCGTGTGGCGGGCTGTCATCCTGTGGATGATTCTGCTGCTGATGCTGACGATCGCCGTCTGGCTCGCCTGA
- a CDS encoding D-amino acid dehydrogenase, whose product MRVVVLGSGVVGVTTAYYLARAGHEVTVIDREAGPALETSFANAGQISPGYAAPWAAPGVPLKAVKWMFQKHAPLAIRLDGTQFQLQWMWQMLQNCTSARYAVNKGRMVRLAEYSRDCLQALRAETGIHYEGRTGGTLQLFRTQQQLDGAAKDIAVLEEANVPYELLMPDDLARAEPALAATAHKLTGGLRLPGDETGDCQLFTTRLAALAEQLGVKFRYNTPIDALAMEGGRIAGVKCGSEMVRAESFVVALGSYSTKFLSDIVKIPVYPLKGYSITAPIVDAKSAPVSTVLDETYKIAITRFDDRIRVGGMAEIVGFDKKLKQARRETLEMCVNDLFPGGGDTSKATFWTGLRPMTPDGTPIVGRTPVSNLFLNTGHGTLGWTMSCGSGQLLADLISGKRPAIQSGDLSVHRYLGEATGQTRPAYA is encoded by the coding sequence ATGCGAGTTGTCGTTCTGGGCAGTGGCGTCGTTGGGGTAACGACCGCCTATTATCTTGCGCGCGCGGGTCATGAAGTCACAGTGATCGATCGCGAAGCGGGTCCTGCGCTCGAAACGAGCTTTGCCAACGCCGGCCAGATTTCGCCGGGCTACGCCGCGCCGTGGGCCGCGCCGGGCGTGCCGCTAAAGGCCGTCAAATGGATGTTCCAGAAGCACGCGCCGCTCGCTATCCGGCTCGACGGCACGCAATTCCAGCTGCAATGGATGTGGCAGATGCTGCAGAACTGCACGTCCGCGCGCTATGCCGTCAACAAGGGCCGCATGGTGCGCCTCGCCGAATACAGCCGTGATTGCCTGCAGGCGCTGCGCGCCGAAACGGGGATCCACTACGAAGGCCGTACGGGCGGCACGCTGCAACTGTTCCGCACACAACAGCAACTCGATGGCGCGGCGAAGGACATCGCCGTGCTCGAGGAAGCGAACGTGCCGTACGAACTGCTGATGCCGGACGATCTCGCACGCGCCGAACCCGCGCTCGCCGCAACGGCACACAAGCTGACGGGCGGCCTGCGCCTGCCCGGCGACGAAACGGGCGACTGCCAGTTGTTCACGACGCGCCTTGCCGCGCTCGCCGAGCAGTTGGGCGTCAAATTCCGCTACAACACGCCGATCGACGCACTCGCGATGGAAGGCGGGCGCATCGCCGGCGTGAAGTGCGGCAGCGAGATGGTGCGTGCGGAGAGCTTCGTCGTCGCACTCGGTTCGTACTCGACCAAGTTCCTGTCGGACATCGTCAAGATTCCCGTGTATCCGCTCAAGGGCTACTCGATCACCGCGCCGATCGTCGATGCAAAGTCGGCGCCCGTGTCGACGGTGCTCGACGAGACGTACAAGATCGCGATCACGCGTTTCGACGACCGGATTCGCGTCGGCGGGATGGCGGAGATCGTGGGTTTCGACAAGAAGCTGAAGCAGGCGCGTCGCGAGACACTTGAGATGTGCGTCAACGACCTGTTCCCGGGCGGCGGTGATACGTCGAAAGCGACATTCTGGACGGGCCTGCGTCCGATGACACCGGACGGCACGCCGATCGTCGGCCGCACGCCCGTGTCGAACCTGTTCCTGAACACGGGACACGGGACGCTCGGCTGGACGATGTCGTGCGGCTCGGGCCAACTGCTCGCCGACCTGATCTCGGGCAAGCGTCCGGCGATCCAGTCGGGCGATCTGTCGGTGCATCGCTATCTCGGCGAAGCGACGGGTCAGACGCGTCCGGCTTACGCCTGA
- a CDS encoding PA0069 family radical SAM protein has product MTDYDRDIPEFPIAPPAPRKGRGAVTNLQGRYEVDQRESVDDGWIAPSEEESGRPALRTQIFEERAKSILTHNQSPDIPFSVSLNPYRGCEHGCIYCFARPTHSYLGLSPGLDFESRIYAKVNAPELLAREMGKKSYVPEPIALGVNTDAWQPVERDLQLTRRVIQVMSEHNQAFAAITKNSLIERDIDLLAPMAEKGLMMAAITITTLDADIARTLEPRAATPARRLRTIRALSEAGIPVGVSIAPVIPFVTDQDMERVLEACAEAGATSASYIVLRLPWEVAPLFKGWLEAHFPDRAERVMNRVRDMRGGKDYDSSFSTRMKGEGLWADLLKQRFANAVRRLGLNARNHGILDMSHFKRVELPKPLKPATPDTPQLSLF; this is encoded by the coding sequence GTGACCGACTACGATCGAGACATTCCCGAATTTCCAATCGCGCCACCTGCTCCGCGCAAGGGGCGGGGCGCGGTCACAAATCTGCAGGGCCGCTACGAAGTGGACCAGCGCGAGTCCGTCGACGATGGCTGGATCGCGCCGTCGGAAGAGGAAAGCGGGCGTCCCGCGTTGCGCACGCAGATATTCGAGGAGCGCGCGAAAAGCATCCTCACGCACAACCAGTCGCCGGATATTCCGTTCAGCGTATCGTTGAATCCGTATCGCGGGTGCGAGCATGGCTGTATCTATTGCTTCGCTCGGCCTACACACAGTTATCTCGGCCTGTCGCCGGGACTCGACTTCGAAAGCCGGATCTACGCGAAGGTCAACGCGCCGGAACTGCTCGCGCGTGAAATGGGGAAGAAGTCCTACGTGCCGGAGCCGATCGCGCTTGGCGTGAACACGGATGCATGGCAGCCGGTCGAGCGGGACCTTCAGCTCACGCGGCGCGTGATCCAGGTCATGAGCGAGCACAACCAGGCGTTCGCCGCGATCACCAAAAACTCGCTGATCGAGCGCGATATCGATCTGCTCGCACCGATGGCCGAGAAAGGGCTAATGATGGCGGCCATCACTATCACGACGCTCGATGCCGATATCGCCCGCACACTGGAGCCGCGCGCTGCCACGCCCGCGCGGCGCCTCAGGACAATCCGCGCGTTGAGCGAGGCGGGCATACCGGTGGGTGTGAGCATTGCGCCCGTGATTCCGTTCGTCACCGATCAGGACATGGAGCGCGTGCTGGAGGCTTGCGCGGAAGCGGGCGCGACGAGCGCGAGCTATATCGTGTTGCGTCTGCCTTGGGAAGTTGCGCCGCTCTTCAAAGGCTGGCTGGAAGCGCATTTCCCCGACCGCGCCGAGCGCGTGATGAACCGCGTGCGCGACATGCGCGGCGGCAAGGACTACGACTCGTCGTTTTCGACGCGCATGAAGGGCGAGGGGCTATGGGCTGATCTGCTCAAGCAGCGCTTTGCGAACGCGGTGCGGCGGCTTGGTTTGAATGCGCGCAATCACGGCATTCTCGATATGTCGCATTTCAAGCGTGTCGAGTTGCCCAAACCGCTTAAACCGGCTACGCCCGACACGCCTCAATTGAGTCTTTTCTGA
- the rsgA gene encoding ribosome small subunit-dependent GTPase A: protein MSGRSPKALRAAAASDRAQERVRGLVIAAHGRHYIVAPEDGSAILQCFPRGKRSEIAVGDQVLYESTSADQGVIVEIGERRNLLYRSDQYKSKLFAANLDQLLIVLATEPHFSEDLLGRALVSAEENELKPLILLNKIDVEAALPLARKRLDRYRGLGYTVLEVSIKAQPDAARETFEAHLRGHSTLLLGQSGMGKSTLVNLLIPDAEVATREISTALNSGRHTTTFTRLYPLPGGEGALIDSPGFQEFGLHHLTEGKLERAFPEFRPLLPNCRFYNCHHLHEPGCAILEAVADGRIAKERHALYAQLVHEASQIVR, encoded by the coding sequence ATGAGCGGCCGCTCGCCGAAAGCGCTGCGCGCCGCTGCCGCCAGCGACCGCGCGCAGGAGCGCGTGCGCGGCCTCGTGATCGCCGCGCATGGACGTCACTACATCGTCGCGCCCGAGGACGGCAGCGCGATCCTGCAATGCTTCCCGCGCGGCAAGCGCAGCGAGATCGCCGTCGGCGATCAGGTGCTGTACGAGTCGACTTCGGCCGATCAGGGCGTGATCGTCGAGATCGGCGAACGGCGCAATCTGCTGTATCGCTCGGATCAGTACAAGTCGAAGCTGTTCGCCGCGAATCTCGATCAGTTGCTGATCGTGCTCGCCACGGAGCCGCATTTCAGCGAAGACCTGCTCGGGCGCGCGCTCGTCTCTGCGGAAGAGAACGAGCTGAAGCCGCTGATCCTGCTGAACAAGATCGACGTCGAAGCCGCGCTGCCGCTCGCGCGCAAGCGGCTCGACCGGTATCGCGGGCTCGGCTACACCGTGCTCGAAGTGTCGATCAAAGCGCAGCCGGACGCCGCGCGCGAGACGTTCGAAGCGCATCTGAGAGGCCATTCGACGCTGCTGCTGGGTCAGTCGGGCATGGGCAAGTCGACGCTCGTCAATCTGCTGATTCCCGATGCCGAAGTGGCGACGCGCGAAATCTCGACGGCGCTCAACAGCGGCCGTCACACGACCACGTTCACGCGTCTCTACCCGCTTCCTGGTGGCGAAGGCGCGTTGATCGATTCGCCGGGCTTTCAGGAATTCGGCCTGCATCATCTGACGGAAGGCAAGCTCGAACGCGCGTTTCCCGAGTTCAGGCCGCTGCTGCCCAACTGCCGGTTCTACAACTGTCATCATCTGCACGAACCCGGCTGCGCGATCCTCGAAGCCGTCGCCGATGGCCGCATCGCGAAGGAACGGCATGCGCTCTACGCGCAGCTCGTACATGAGGCGAGCCAGATCGTCCGCTGA
- the rimM gene encoding ribosome maturation factor RimM (Essential for efficient processing of 16S rRNA) translates to MSERDSDSSGRAKAKTQPGARASFGAFVRKPVERPAANAATAEAAQDMQAESAESWPDDAVEVGAIVDAYGLKGWVKVAAHANAGQGGDALLNAKRWWLEKGRERKSAPRLQSKVHGDSIVAQLGGLADRDAAFAMRGHRVYVRRSDFPALGTDEFYWVDLLGLDVVNEAGVELGKVADLIDNGAQSVLRIEYPATDKDGEPVTGERLIPFVGVFIKTVDQAAKKIIVDWEADY, encoded by the coding sequence ATGTCGGAGCGTGATTCGGATAGTTCAGGACGCGCTAAGGCGAAAACACAGCCTGGCGCGCGAGCGTCGTTTGGCGCGTTTGTCCGCAAGCCGGTCGAACGGCCTGCGGCGAATGCGGCAACGGCCGAAGCCGCGCAGGACATGCAGGCTGAATCGGCCGAAAGCTGGCCCGACGACGCTGTCGAAGTCGGCGCAATCGTCGATGCATACGGTCTCAAAGGCTGGGTGAAGGTGGCCGCGCATGCAAATGCCGGTCAAGGCGGCGACGCCTTGCTCAACGCCAAACGCTGGTGGCTCGAGAAGGGCCGCGAGCGCAAATCGGCGCCCCGCCTGCAGTCCAAGGTTCATGGCGACAGTATCGTTGCGCAACTCGGCGGCCTGGCCGACCGGGATGCCGCGTTCGCAATGCGCGGTCATCGCGTCTACGTGCGCCGCAGCGATTTCCCTGCGCTGGGAACCGACGAATTTTACTGGGTCGACCTGCTGGGCCTCGATGTGGTCAACGAGGCAGGCGTCGAACTCGGCAAAGTGGCAGATCTGATCGACAACGGTGCGCAGTCGGTGTTGCGCATCGAGTATCCGGCTACTGACAAAGACGGCGAGCCGGTCACCGGCGAGCGCTTGATCCCGTTCGTCGGCGTCTTCATCAAAACGGTGGATCAGGCGGCGAAGAAGATCATCGTCGACTGGGAAGCCGATTACTAA
- the rplS gene encoding 50S ribosomal protein L19, whose protein sequence is MNLIAKLEQEEIERALAGKTIPEFAPGDTVIVSVNVVEGTRKRVQAYEGVVIAKRNRGLNSAFIVRKISSGEGVERTFQTYSPLLASIVVKRRGDVRRAKLYYLRERSGKSARIKEKLVSKDRAAAAQE, encoded by the coding sequence ATGAATCTGATTGCAAAACTCGAGCAGGAAGAAATCGAGCGCGCGCTCGCAGGCAAGACCATCCCCGAATTCGCTCCCGGCGATACGGTGATCGTGAGCGTGAACGTCGTTGAAGGTACCCGCAAGCGCGTTCAGGCTTACGAAGGCGTCGTGATCGCGAAGCGTAATCGTGGCCTCAACTCGGCGTTCATCGTCCGCAAGATTTCGTCGGGCGAAGGCGTCGAGCGTACGTTCCAAACGTATTCGCCGCTGCTGGCAAGCATCGTCGTCAAGCGTCGTGGCGATGTGCGTCGTGCAAAGCTGTACTACCTGCGCGAACGTTCGGGCAAGTCGGCTCGGATCAAAGAAAAGCTGGTGTCGAAAGACCGCGCTGCAGCTGCTCAAGAGTAA
- the trmD gene encoding tRNA (guanosine(37)-N1)-methyltransferase TrmD, which produces MQFDIVTLFPEMFRALTEWGITSRAAKQERYGLRTWNPRDFTTDNYRTIDDRPYGGGPGMVMLAKPLEDAIGAAKAAQAEQGIGGARVVMMSPQGTTLNHDKVMRFAAEPGLILLCGRYEAIDQRLIDRVVDEEVSLGDFVLSGGELPAMALIDAVVRHLPGVLNDAQSAVQDSFVDGLLDCPHYTRPEEYDGVRVPDVLLGGHHAEIEQWRRREALRNTLVKRPDLIVQARKNKLLSRADEAWLTNLAKEASKH; this is translated from the coding sequence ATGCAGTTCGATATCGTTACGCTCTTTCCTGAAATGTTTCGCGCGTTGACCGAGTGGGGTATTACGAGCCGCGCGGCGAAGCAGGAGCGATATGGGTTGCGCACGTGGAATCCGCGTGATTTCACAACCGACAACTACCGCACAATCGACGATCGCCCGTACGGCGGCGGCCCCGGCATGGTGATGCTGGCCAAACCGCTGGAAGACGCGATCGGTGCGGCGAAAGCGGCGCAGGCGGAGCAGGGCATCGGCGGCGCGCGCGTCGTGATGATGTCGCCGCAAGGCACCACGCTCAATCACGACAAGGTCATGCGCTTTGCCGCTGAGCCTGGTCTGATTTTGCTGTGCGGCCGCTACGAAGCGATCGATCAACGTCTGATCGACCGCGTCGTCGACGAAGAAGTCAGTCTCGGCGACTTCGTGCTGTCGGGTGGCGAGTTGCCGGCCATGGCGTTGATCGATGCCGTCGTGCGTCATTTGCCGGGTGTGCTGAACGACGCGCAATCGGCGGTGCAGGATAGCTTCGTCGATGGTTTGCTCGATTGCCCGCACTACACGCGTCCCGAGGAATACGACGGCGTTCGTGTACCCGATGTGCTGCTCGGCGGCCATCATGCGGAAATCGAGCAGTGGCGGCGGCGCGAAGCACTGCGCAATACGCTGGTCAAGCGGCCCGATCTGATCGTTCAGGCCAGAAAGAACAAGTTGTTGAGCCGTGCCGACGAGGCGTGGCTCACAAATCTCGCCAAGGAAGCGTCGAAGCATTGA
- the rpsP gene encoding 30S ribosomal protein S16: MVIIRLARGGSKKRPFYNIVATDSRNRRDGRFIERVGFYNPVATKGESLRIAQDRLTYWQGVGAQLSPTVERLVKEAQKAQPAA, from the coding sequence ATGGTCATCATCCGCTTGGCTCGTGGCGGCTCGAAGAAGCGCCCTTTCTACAACATCGTTGCAACCGATTCGCGTAACCGTCGTGACGGCCGCTTCATCGAGCGCGTTGGTTTCTACAACCCGGTCGCTACGAAAGGTGAGTCGCTGCGTATCGCTCAAGATCGCCTGACGTATTGGCAAGGCGTTGGCGCACAACTGTCGCCGACGGTCGAACGTCTGGTGAAGGAAGCGCAAAAGGCGCAACCGGCTGCTTAA
- a CDS encoding CoA pyrophosphatase yields MTAPSRPSRPVFDPESLPVEPADVDLPAVAPERLTPDSLRARFEQNVPWERETREVRWRETGDPRVAAVLVALVVRDGGLTVLLTQRTAHLNDHAGQVSFPGGRHEPHDATTTATALREAQEEVGLDPSRVEVLGALPEYLTGTGFRVTPVVGLVHPPFTVQADTFEVAEIFEVPLSFLMDPKNHEVRVLNWEGGERRFFAMPYPRGEVGGDYFIWGATAGMLRNFYRFLAA; encoded by the coding sequence TTGACCGCGCCTTCCCGTCCCTCTCGTCCCGTCTTTGATCCCGAAAGCTTGCCTGTCGAACCGGCCGATGTCGATCTGCCCGCCGTCGCGCCCGAGCGTCTGACGCCGGACAGCCTGCGCGCACGCTTCGAACAAAACGTGCCGTGGGAGCGGGAGACGCGCGAAGTGCGGTGGCGCGAAACGGGCGATCCGCGTGTCGCCGCCGTGCTGGTGGCGCTGGTCGTGCGCGATGGGGGACTGACCGTGCTGCTCACGCAGCGCACCGCGCATCTGAATGATCACGCGGGGCAGGTCAGCTTTCCCGGCGGCCGCCACGAACCCCACGACGCCACGACGACGGCAACCGCCTTGCGCGAAGCGCAGGAAGAGGTCGGCCTGGATCCTTCGCGCGTCGAAGTGCTGGGCGCGCTACCCGAGTATCTGACGGGCACGGGTTTTCGCGTGACGCCCGTCGTCGGTCTCGTGCATCCGCCGTTCACGGTTCAGGCGGACACCTTCGAGGTGGCGGAGATTTTCGAGGTCCCACTAAGCTTTTTGATGGACCCGAAGAATCACGAGGTGCGCGTGCTGAACTGGGAAGGCGGCGAGCGTCGTTTTTTTGCAATGCCGTATCCGCGCGGCGAAGTAGGCGGCGATTACTTCATCTGGGGCGCAACGGCGGGCATGTTGCGCAATTTCTATCGCTTCCTCGCTGCATGA
- a CDS encoding acyl-CoA dehydrogenase: MSYTAPIKDMMFAMQELAGLDDIAALPGFEDANAETAQAVLEESAKLCGEVLAPLNVEGDRNPSSWKDGHVTATPGFADAFRQFAAGGWQGVQHPVEYEGQGLPKLIATACIEMLNASNLSFALCPLLTDGAIEALLTAGTEAQKQTYVPKLISGEWTGTMNLTEPQAGSDLALVRTRAEPQGDGSFKLFGTKIFITWGEHDMADNIVHLVLARTPDAPEGVKGISLFVVPKFLVNEDGSLGERNDVHCVSIEHKLGIKASPTAVLQFGDHGGAIGHLIGEENRGLEYMFIMMNAARFAVGMQGVAISDRAYQKAVAYAKDRVQSRPVDGSAKQAVSIIHHPDVRRMLSTMRALTEGSRALAYVAASHSDLAHRHPEEAKRTEHQAIYEYLVPIVKGWSTELSVDVASLGVQVHGGMGFIEETGAAQYYRDARILPIYEGTTAIQANDLVGRKTVRDGGAVAKVLLAQIAQTVEALKQHKGAAFDSMQKHLSLGHDALQSVVAYVVANTKSDPNAVFAGSVPYLKLAGIVLGGWQMARAMLAAQEKHAQDPSFYGAKIATAQFFAEHLLPQAVALEASITSAKGGEGILALSEDQF; encoded by the coding sequence ATGAGCTACACGGCACCCATCAAGGACATGATGTTCGCGATGCAGGAACTGGCCGGACTGGATGACATCGCAGCGCTGCCCGGCTTTGAAGATGCGAACGCTGAAACCGCACAAGCCGTGCTCGAAGAATCCGCGAAGCTGTGCGGCGAAGTGCTCGCGCCGCTGAACGTCGAAGGCGACAGGAACCCGAGCAGCTGGAAAGACGGCCACGTCACAGCGACGCCCGGTTTCGCCGATGCGTTCCGCCAGTTCGCCGCGGGCGGCTGGCAGGGCGTGCAGCATCCCGTCGAATACGAAGGCCAGGGCCTGCCGAAGCTGATCGCGACGGCGTGTATCGAGATGCTTAACGCGTCGAACCTGTCGTTCGCGCTGTGTCCGCTGCTGACCGATGGCGCGATCGAGGCGCTGCTCACGGCGGGCACTGAAGCGCAAAAGCAGACCTACGTGCCGAAGCTCATCTCGGGCGAATGGACTGGCACGATGAATCTCACCGAGCCGCAAGCCGGCTCCGATCTCGCGCTAGTGCGCACGCGCGCCGAGCCGCAGGGCGATGGCTCTTTCAAGCTGTTCGGCACGAAGATTTTCATCACGTGGGGCGAGCACGACATGGCGGACAACATCGTCCACCTCGTGCTCGCACGCACGCCGGATGCGCCTGAAGGCGTGAAGGGCATTTCGCTGTTCGTCGTGCCGAAGTTCCTCGTCAACGAGGATGGATCGCTGGGTGAGCGCAACGACGTGCACTGCGTGTCGATCGAACACAAGCTCGGGATCAAGGCGAGTCCGACGGCCGTTCTTCAGTTCGGGGATCATGGGGGAGCCATCGGTCACCTGATCGGTGAAGAGAATCGCGGCCTCGAATACATGTTCATCATGATGAACGCGGCGCGGTTTGCGGTCGGCATGCAGGGCGTGGCCATATCGGATCGTGCGTACCAGAAGGCTGTGGCTTACGCGAAGGACCGCGTGCAGAGCCGGCCAGTGGACGGCTCCGCGAAGCAGGCCGTATCGATCATTCATCATCCCGACGTGCGACGCATGCTGTCGACGATGCGCGCGCTCACGGAAGGCTCGCGCGCATTGGCGTACGTCGCGGCGTCGCACAGCGATCTCGCGCATCGGCATCCTGAGGAAGCGAAGCGTACGGAACATCAGGCGATCTACGAATACCTGGTGCCGATCGTGAAGGGCTGGAGCACGGAGCTATCGGTGGATGTGGCGAGCCTTGGCGTGCAGGTGCATGGCGGCATGGGCTTCATCGAAGAAACGGGCGCAGCGCAGTACTATCGCGACGCTCGCATCCTGCCGATTTACGAAGGCACGACGGCCATTCAGGCGAACGATCTCGTCGGGCGCAAGACAGTGCGCGACGGCGGCGCAGTTGCAAAAGTACTGCTTGCGCAGATTGCGCAGACGGTCGAAGCACTGAAGCAGCATAAGGGCGCAGCGTTCGATTCGATGCAAAAGCACTTGTCACTTGGACATGATGCGTTGCAGTCGGTCGTGGCGTATGTCGTCGCGAATACGAAGAGCGATCCGAATGCAGTGTTCGCAGGCAGCGTGCCGTATCTGAAGCTTGCGGGCATTGTGCTGGGCGGCTGGCAGATGGCGCGCGCGATGCTCGCAGCGCAAGAGAAACACGCGCAAGACCCATCGTTCTACGGCGCGAAGATCGCGACCGCGCAGTTCTTCGCGGAACATCTGCTGCCGCAGGCGGTGGCGCTAGAAGCGTCGATCACCAGCGCGAAGGGCGGCGAGGGCATCCTCGCGTTGTCCGAAGACCAGTTCTGA